One stretch of Chryseobacterium indologenes DNA includes these proteins:
- a CDS encoding CoA transferase subunit B yields the protein MLTKEQIAQRIAKEIKNGYYVNLGIGIPTLVANYVPKDLHVEFQSENGVLGMGPFPYEGEEDADIINAGKQTITILPGGAFFDSAFGFGMIRSQKMDLTILGAMEVSENGDIASWKIPGKMVKGMGGAMDLVASAKNIIVAMTHVNKAGESKILKKCTLPLTGVNCVKKIVTELAVMEVTADGFKLLERAPGISIENIIESTEAHLIIDDEIPEMIIR from the coding sequence ATGTTAACAAAAGAACAGATTGCTCAACGCATCGCAAAGGAAATTAAAAACGGCTATTACGTCAACCTTGGCATTGGGATTCCTACACTGGTCGCCAACTATGTTCCCAAAGATCTCCATGTAGAATTCCAAAGTGAAAATGGTGTTCTGGGCATGGGACCCTTTCCTTATGAAGGCGAAGAAGATGCAGACATAATTAATGCAGGGAAGCAGACTATTACCATTTTACCGGGAGGAGCCTTTTTTGATTCGGCATTCGGTTTTGGGATGATAAGATCACAGAAAATGGATTTAACGATATTGGGTGCCATGGAGGTTTCTGAAAACGGAGATATTGCAAGCTGGAAGATTCCTGGAAAAATGGTAAAAGGAATGGGTGGGGCTATGGATCTTGTCGCTTCTGCTAAAAATATTATTGTAGCCATGACCCACGTCAACAAGGCTGGTGAATCAAAAATTCTGAAGAAATGTACATTACCATTAACCGGTGTGAATTGTGTAAAAAAAATTGTAACCGAGCTTGCTGTCATGGAAGTTACCGCTGATGGATTTAAACTTTTGGAAAGAGCTCCAGGAATATCTATAGAAAACATAATTGAATCCACTGAAGCCCATTTGATAATTGATGACGAAATACCAGAAATGATCATCCGCTAA
- a CDS encoding ArsR/SmtB family transcription factor has protein sequence MNLRRDVFQAIADPTRRSILMLVAAQSMTAGAIASNFDTARPTVSKHLQILTECELLRSEQKGREIIYHLNPNKMKEIADFIEPFRKMWDEKFNKLESVMKAYQDKNA, from the coding sequence ATGAATTTAAGAAGAGATGTTTTTCAGGCAATCGCAGATCCTACCAGAAGATCTATATTGATGCTGGTGGCTGCGCAATCTATGACTGCAGGAGCCATTGCTTCTAATTTCGATACTGCAAGACCTACCGTTTCTAAGCATCTTCAGATCCTTACAGAATGTGAACTGTTGAGATCTGAACAAAAAGGTCGTGAAATTATTTACCACCTTAATCCCAATAAAATGAAAGAAATAGCCGACTTTATAGAGCCATTCCGCAAAATGTGGGATGAGAAATTCAATAAGCTGGAAAGTGTGATGAAAGCGTACCAAGATAAAAATGCGTGA
- a CDS encoding VOC family protein — MKPKMIWANLAVADLERTQKFYEAIGCTPNNPHTSNELVSFFFGENNFVIHFFLKNILESNVKNVTFGDSQTSNEIIFTVSAETNDQVDQWAEEIKNAGGTIVSEPESFGNHYYGFVFADPDGHKFNVFKM, encoded by the coding sequence ATGAAACCAAAAATGATCTGGGCCAATCTGGCAGTTGCCGATCTGGAACGTACCCAAAAGTTTTATGAAGCCATAGGATGTACTCCCAACAATCCTCACACTTCTAATGAATTAGTAAGTTTTTTCTTCGGAGAAAACAATTTTGTGATTCATTTCTTTCTGAAAAACATACTGGAAAGCAATGTAAAGAATGTAACATTCGGTGATTCCCAAACTTCCAATGAAATCATATTTACCGTATCCGCTGAGACCAACGACCAGGTAGATCAATGGGCTGAAGAAATTAAAAATGCTGGCGGAACCATAGTTTCAGAACCTGAAAGTTTTGGTAACCATTATTATGGTTTCGTCTTTGCCGACCCTGATGGACATAAATTTAATGTCTTTAAGATGTAA
- a CDS encoding 3-hydroxybutyrate dehydrogenase, whose product MSKNVIITGSTSGIGLGVAEAFAKNRDNVIFNGLEPNGAEIAANYAEKYSIKTGFIHSNLMTPEGVQELINYSYETLGSIDVLVNNAGIQHVSPVEDFPIEKYHQIIALNMNAAFYASKAVFAKMKAQGFGRIINISSVHGIRASEYKSAYVMAKHGVIGLTKVLALEGALHNVTSNAICPGYVKTPLVEGQIADQAKAHHMSENEVIEKIMLKKQAVKSFIPVEKIAEMALFLAAENATSISGAHFVLDGGWSAQ is encoded by the coding sequence ATGAGTAAGAATGTTATTATCACTGGAAGTACCAGCGGAATTGGATTAGGAGTAGCAGAAGCTTTTGCTAAAAACAGAGATAACGTGATCTTTAACGGTTTAGAGCCTAATGGAGCTGAAATTGCTGCAAATTATGCGGAAAAGTATTCCATAAAGACAGGTTTTATCCATTCAAATCTAATGACGCCGGAAGGAGTTCAGGAGCTCATTAATTATAGTTATGAAACCTTAGGAAGTATTGATGTTTTGGTGAATAATGCCGGAATTCAGCATGTTTCTCCTGTTGAGGATTTTCCTATCGAAAAATATCATCAGATCATTGCACTTAATATGAATGCTGCTTTCTATGCCTCAAAAGCTGTTTTTGCCAAGATGAAAGCACAGGGATTCGGAAGAATAATCAATATTTCTTCAGTACACGGAATCCGTGCCTCTGAGTACAAATCAGCTTATGTTATGGCAAAACACGGTGTGATTGGACTTACCAAAGTTCTTGCATTGGAAGGCGCTTTACACAATGTAACTTCTAATGCCATTTGTCCCGGTTATGTAAAGACACCTCTTGTAGAGGGACAAATCGCTGACCAGGCCAAAGCCCATCACATGAGTGAAAATGAGGTAATAGAAAAGATAATGTTAAAAAAACAAGCCGTAAAATCATTCATTCCTGTTGAAAAAATTGCAGAAATGGCATTGTTTTTAGCTGCTGAAAATGCGACATCCATATCCGGTGCCCATTTTGTGCTGGACGGAGGATGGAGTGCCCAATAA
- a CDS encoding alpha/beta fold hydrolase: MALINVNGVDINYIDSGIGTPVVLLHGLGSSHKDWDLQIPVLTQKFRVIAPDLRAHGNSTRVPEKQGVEYMTEDVFQLLKKTGISKANMVGFSMGGAVCFELAYRYPEIVDKMIIVNSGPDFNNSSTTGIDLLAERTQVIKTKGFHALAEKIATGMFPEEHQKIWKEDFQKRVVSNDEDAYLLTFGELMKWGLGDRLRDIPHKTLIITSDQDYTSVEYKRSYQEKMKNATLAVIDNSRHGVVLDGAKQLNRVMLNFLLNE, encoded by the coding sequence ATGGCTTTGATAAATGTAAATGGAGTAGATATTAATTATATTGACTCCGGAATCGGAACGCCTGTCGTACTGCTTCATGGTCTGGGATCATCCCATAAAGACTGGGACCTCCAAATCCCTGTACTAACCCAAAAATTTAGAGTAATCGCCCCGGATTTAAGAGCTCATGGGAATTCGACCAGAGTCCCGGAAAAACAAGGCGTGGAATATATGACAGAAGACGTCTTCCAGCTTTTGAAAAAAACAGGAATTTCCAAAGCAAATATGGTGGGCTTTTCCATGGGTGGTGCAGTCTGCTTTGAATTAGCGTACAGGTATCCTGAGATAGTAGATAAAATGATTATCGTCAATTCCGGTCCTGATTTTAATAACTCAAGCACTACAGGAATAGACTTGTTAGCCGAAAGAACTCAAGTCATCAAAACAAAAGGATTTCATGCTCTGGCAGAAAAAATAGCAACAGGGATGTTTCCCGAAGAACATCAGAAAATATGGAAAGAAGACTTCCAGAAAAGAGTAGTAAGCAACGATGAAGATGCCTATCTGCTGACTTTCGGAGAATTAATGAAATGGGGACTTGGGGATCGCCTGAGAGATATTCCTCATAAAACCCTGATCATCACTTCAGATCAAGATTATACCTCCGTGGAATATAAAAGAAGTTATCAGGAAAAAATGAAAAATGCGACACTGGCTGTTATTGACAATTCCCGTCATGGCGTAGTGTTGGATGGTGCCAAACAATTGAATCGTGTAATGCTAAATTTTTTATTAAATGAGTAA
- a CDS encoding SRPBCC family protein, with amino-acid sequence MELKTKIHAEDGKQEIFIIREFDLPVELLFKAYTEAELFEQWMGTKVTKFENQPHGSYRFETSNPQGEVMFSANGTIHDIVQNEKIIRTFQMENTPFPPQIEFLEFEKLTDTTSKITIQTIYKSVDFRDQHLKMPFAQGINRAHDRLQEMFRETER; translated from the coding sequence ATGGAACTTAAAACAAAAATTCACGCAGAAGACGGAAAACAGGAAATCTTCATCATCAGAGAATTTGATCTTCCTGTAGAATTGCTTTTCAAAGCCTATACAGAGGCTGAACTTTTCGAACAATGGATGGGAACCAAAGTGACCAAATTTGAAAACCAACCTCATGGAAGCTATCGTTTCGAAACTTCAAATCCTCAGGGAGAAGTAATGTTCAGCGCCAATGGAACCATTCACGACATTGTTCAGAATGAGAAAATTATAAGGACTTTCCAGATGGAAAATACCCCTTTTCCGCCTCAGATCGAATTTTTAGAATTTGAAAAACTAACGGATACCACCAGCAAAATCACCATTCAAACCATTTATAAATCTGTAGATTTCAGAGACCAGCACCTGAAAATGCCTTTTGCCCAGGGAATTAATAGGGCGCATGATCGTTTACAGGAAATGTTTAGAGAGACGGAAAGATAA
- a CDS encoding YdcF family protein, whose translation MKFLLDLLFRVLQLFTEPYFLVFLAVMSITLLKRRNKCKNLRTIILISIVVIIIVIGNGFLGKLVSGYLQKSYIHTSAIKTASAQNPVIVVLGGGVVDIDNTEKLHTMSYSRMVAAYQLYHEYKKNNQPCKILISGKGTGRTSEAELFSKDFKKMGVQDSDIIKEDKSMNTYQNAKYSSQILSKMAPSSLYLVTSGFHMKRSVALFQTFGMQPIPQASDFIDTEITVFPNSYNAAFTFVMLKEVVGIWQVQVYNSLGMNK comes from the coding sequence ATGAAATTTTTACTAGACCTTTTATTTCGAGTTTTACAGCTTTTTACAGAACCTTATTTTTTAGTATTCCTTGCTGTAATGAGCATCACTCTGTTAAAAAGACGAAATAAGTGTAAAAATCTGAGAACAATAATTCTGATTTCAATAGTTGTAATCATCATCGTTATAGGAAATGGCTTTTTGGGTAAACTTGTCTCCGGATATTTACAGAAAAGTTACATTCATACTTCTGCGATAAAAACTGCATCCGCTCAGAACCCTGTTATTGTAGTATTGGGAGGTGGAGTTGTAGATATTGATAATACAGAAAAGTTGCACACCATGTCTTATTCCAGAATGGTTGCAGCCTATCAATTGTATCATGAATACAAGAAAAATAATCAGCCTTGTAAAATATTAATTTCGGGAAAAGGAACAGGGCGTACAAGTGAAGCAGAATTATTCAGTAAAGATTTTAAAAAGATGGGGGTACAGGATTCTGACATTATTAAGGAGGATAAAAGCATGAATACTTATCAGAATGCAAAATACTCAAGCCAGATATTAAGCAAAATGGCTCCTTCCAGTCTGTATCTCGTTACTTCAGGTTTTCACATGAAAAGGTCTGTTGCTTTGTTTCAAACCTTTGGAATGCAACCTATTCCGCAGGCATCAGATTTTATAGACACAGAGATAACAGTATTTCCTAACAGTTATAATGCTGCCTTTACATTTGTTATGCTTAAAGAAGTCGTGGGAATATGGCAGGTACAGGTATACAACAGTTTGGGAATGAATAAATAG
- a CDS encoding SMODS domain-containing nucleotidyltransferase yields the protein MSEAVYFENFSTNLLIGSPLRSTISIRYLSICKRLNKDFWGLDDNTTGGRYIGSFGRNTATGWVSDIDMLFEMPRTLYQSYNSYIGNGQSAFLQAVKNAIAKTYPNTTLKGDGQIVSIKFTDGMEIEVLPVFKNDDGSYTFADSNGGGSWKTTNPIPEINTIGSGDIATNYNLRPLCRMTRAWKDNCHVPIKGLLIDTLAYRFLTNWEHRNKSYLYYDLMCRDFFEYLKNQPQNQLTWSAIGSYQTINNPENFQYKSTIAYNKAKEAIKYQNDSMEWSAKQKWKEIYGNRFPN from the coding sequence ATGAGTGAAGCTGTATATTTTGAAAATTTTTCTACTAATTTATTAATTGGAAGTCCATTACGCTCAACAATTTCAATAAGATACTTGAGTATCTGTAAAAGATTAAACAAAGATTTTTGGGGTTTGGATGATAATACTACTGGGGGTAGATATATTGGTTCTTTTGGTCGGAATACTGCTACTGGATGGGTTAGTGATATAGATATGCTATTTGAGATGCCTAGGACATTATATCAAAGTTATAATAGCTACATTGGTAATGGCCAGTCTGCATTTTTACAAGCAGTCAAAAATGCGATTGCAAAAACCTATCCTAATACAACTCTAAAAGGAGATGGTCAGATTGTTTCGATAAAGTTTACAGATGGCATGGAAATAGAAGTGCTTCCTGTTTTTAAAAATGATGATGGTTCATATACTTTTGCTGACTCAAATGGTGGTGGCAGCTGGAAAACAACCAATCCTATACCAGAAATTAACACAATAGGTAGTGGGGATATCGCGACCAATTACAATCTACGCCCTCTATGCAGGATGACAAGAGCATGGAAGGACAATTGTCATGTTCCTATTAAAGGATTATTAATAGATACATTGGCTTATAGATTTTTAACTAATTGGGAACATCGCAATAAATCTTATCTATACTACGACTTGATGTGTCGTGATTTTTTTGAATACCTCAAAAATCAACCACAAAATCAATTAACTTGGTCTGCAATAGGAAGCTATCAAACAATAAATAATCCTGAGAATTTTCAATATAAATCTACAATTGCTTATAATAAAGCGAAAGAGGCTATCAAATATCAAAATGATAGTATGGAATGGTCTGCAAAACAAAAATGGAAAGAAATATATGGAAACAGATTCCCTAACTAA
- a CDS encoding bacteriocin-like protein, producing the protein MKNLKKLTRKELIGVFGGTQCEQSKGGFQCDDAGEVGRDWKCCKEFTDSPQYCGICGQTACTKGYYAKYC; encoded by the coding sequence ATGAAAAATCTTAAAAAATTAACAAGAAAAGAGCTTATAGGCGTTTTTGGAGGAACTCAATGTGAACAATCAAAAGGAGGTTTTCAATGTGATGATGCAGGAGAAGTCGGCCGAGACTGGAAATGCTGTAAAGAATTTACTGATTCACCCCAATATTGCGGAATATGCGGGCAAACAGCATGCACAAAAGGATATTATGCAAAATATTGCTAA
- a CDS encoding helix-turn-helix domain-containing protein, whose protein sequence is MMSYYLVCGILFLGIAYIFTRKKYSQNLIVNTYMVLAPLYSIYVMAAFWDNSVASFCWLLPIPLGAHIFFSKKAVVIYTIYSLMTIIIASIVANNASISGSLGIIFLKHTQKEVMFTDTLLFISNILVITLLIYYKDRIRKQEMKQQQCDFIASHKSSNEQKNQAKSTSKSPSELIDTEIMENVFEKIETIMTQQMLFKDVKLNLSKLSASLEINSAYISKAIRYKGYTNFNIFLNMYRINYVKKLFAETDFQKSTLMYVYTEAGFSNQSTFNRVFKQIEGVTPSEYIQQNLNIQEGT, encoded by the coding sequence ATGATGTCCTATTACTTGGTTTGTGGAATATTATTTTTAGGTATTGCTTATATTTTTACCCGAAAAAAATACTCCCAAAATCTTATTGTCAATACCTACATGGTATTGGCGCCCCTCTATAGTATTTATGTAATGGCAGCTTTTTGGGACAATTCTGTAGCCAGTTTTTGCTGGCTATTACCCATTCCTTTGGGAGCTCATATATTTTTTTCAAAAAAAGCCGTCGTTATCTATACCATTTATTCCTTAATGACCATCATCATTGCAAGCATTGTAGCCAACAATGCCTCTATATCCGGGAGCCTTGGTATCATTTTTTTAAAACACACCCAAAAAGAGGTGATGTTTACTGATACACTTTTATTCATTTCCAATATTTTGGTTATCACCTTATTAATCTATTACAAGGACAGAATACGAAAACAGGAAATGAAGCAGCAGCAATGTGATTTTATAGCCTCTCATAAAAGCAGCAATGAGCAAAAAAATCAAGCCAAAAGTACCTCCAAAAGTCCATCAGAGCTAATTGATACTGAAATTATGGAAAATGTATTTGAAAAGATAGAAACCATTATGACTCAACAGATGCTTTTTAAAGATGTTAAATTAAACCTTTCCAAACTAAGTGCTTCATTAGAGATCAACAGTGCTTACATTTCTAAAGCTATTCGTTATAAAGGATATACAAATTTTAATATATTCCTTAATATGTATAGAATTAATTATGTTAAAAAGCTATTTGCTGAAACAGATTTTCAAAAATCAACATTGATGTATGTGTATACGGAAGCTGGATTTTCCAATCAGTCAACATTTAACAGAGTCTTTAAACAAATTGAAGGAGTTACCCCTTCAGAATATATTCAGCAAAACCTGAATATTCAGGAAGGTACATAG
- a CDS encoding CoA transferase subunit A, translating to MINKQVKNAQEAIAGIESGMTIMLGGFGLCGIPENTINALVQSDIKDLICISNNAGVDDFGLGLLLQKRQIKKMISSYVGENAEFERQMLSGELEVELTPQGTLAEKCRAAQAGIPAFYTPAGYGTEVAEGKEIKEFSGKPYILEHAYQADFSIVKAWKGDHAGNLIFKGSARNFNFPMAGAAKITIAEVEELVEPGELHPNEIHIPGIMVQRIFLGEKFEKRIEQRTTRKREL from the coding sequence ATGATTAATAAACAAGTAAAAAATGCCCAGGAAGCCATTGCTGGGATAGAAAGCGGTATGACCATCATGCTGGGAGGCTTCGGACTTTGTGGAATTCCTGAAAATACTATTAATGCACTGGTTCAAAGCGATATCAAGGATCTTATTTGTATTTCCAATAATGCAGGAGTGGATGATTTTGGATTGGGGTTATTGCTGCAGAAAAGACAAATCAAAAAAATGATCTCTTCTTATGTAGGTGAAAATGCAGAATTTGAACGGCAAATGCTCTCCGGAGAGCTAGAAGTAGAGCTGACTCCACAAGGAACTTTAGCAGAAAAATGCAGAGCTGCACAGGCAGGGATTCCTGCTTTTTATACCCCTGCAGGCTATGGAACTGAAGTTGCAGAAGGAAAAGAAATCAAAGAATTTAGTGGGAAACCTTATATTCTTGAACATGCGTATCAGGCAGATTTTTCGATTGTAAAAGCATGGAAGGGAGATCATGCCGGAAATTTGATTTTCAAAGGAAGTGCCCGGAATTTTAATTTTCCGATGGCCGGTGCCGCCAAAATCACCATTGCAGAAGTAGAAGAGCTGGTGGAGCCAGGAGAACTTCATCCCAATGAAATTCATATTCCCGGCATTATGGTGCAAAGAATTTTCTTAGGAGAAAAGTTTGAGAAAAGAATAGAACAACGTACAACCAGAAAGAGAGAACTATAA
- a CDS encoding YdeI/OmpD-associated family protein translates to MNPKVDFFFHKATQWKEEFEKLRTIALSTELVEDLKWGCPCYTYEGKNIFLIHGFKEYCALLFFKGALMKDPNQILIQQSENVQAARQIRFTDLLQINDLENELRAYMFEAVEIEESGAKVEMKKTQDFEMAEEFQNKLDHDTVLKNAFEALTPGRQRAYLLHFSSAKQPKTREARIEKCIPQILDGKGPKD, encoded by the coding sequence ATGAATCCAAAAGTTGATTTTTTCTTCCACAAAGCTACCCAATGGAAAGAAGAATTTGAAAAATTAAGAACCATTGCTTTAAGTACCGAATTGGTAGAAGATTTAAAATGGGGCTGTCCCTGTTATACCTATGAAGGAAAAAATATTTTCTTAATTCATGGATTTAAAGAATATTGTGCCCTTCTCTTTTTTAAAGGTGCTTTGATGAAAGATCCTAACCAGATTTTAATCCAGCAGTCTGAAAATGTTCAGGCGGCAAGACAAATCCGCTTTACAGATCTTCTACAGATCAATGATCTTGAAAATGAACTTCGGGCTTATATGTTTGAAGCCGTAGAAATTGAAGAATCCGGTGCAAAAGTAGAAATGAAGAAAACCCAAGACTTCGAAATGGCTGAAGAATTTCAAAACAAGCTAGATCATGACACTGTATTAAAAAATGCATTTGAAGCCCTTACACCAGGCCGTCAAAGAGCCTATCTCCTCCACTTTTCCTCTGCCAAACAGCCCAAAACCAGGGAAGCGAGAATCGAAAAATGCATCCCGCAGATCCTGGACGGGAAAGGCCCTAAAGACTAA
- a CDS encoding SymE family type I addiction module toxin: protein MKEITIRGKYKIVSIRNLTVSHKSFERAYRRLVFFPEIRLAGKWLLESGFEPGDKVLVTVRRNQIILEKEMNYEDE, encoded by the coding sequence ATGAAAGAAATAACTATTCGGGGCAAATATAAAATTGTGTCCATCAGGAACCTTACGGTTTCCCATAAATCGTTTGAAAGAGCGTATAGAAGATTGGTTTTCTTCCCGGAAATCCGGCTGGCAGGGAAGTGGTTGTTAGAGAGTGGTTTTGAACCGGGAGATAAAGTTCTGGTGACGGTTCGGAGGAATCAGATTATTTTGGAAAAGGAGATGAACTATGAAGATGAGTGA
- a CDS encoding SLATT domain-containing protein gives METDSLTKEVLEAQLRENYGKIVYSHKTQEKCADILTRRNNCIKNIQIILAALITTGLLVRVFKGQEWALIISTILSAIQFGFTSFLKEYNLGETIQKHSTAALELFDIREKYLSLLTDLKAGLLTPESIIEKRNELLDDLSKTYKGSPRTFSKAYTQAQKALQINEELTFSDSEIDKFLPLKLRKDN, from the coding sequence ATGGAAACAGATTCCCTAACTAAAGAAGTATTAGAAGCCCAATTAAGAGAAAATTATGGAAAAATAGTCTATTCTCACAAAACACAGGAAAAATGTGCTGATATACTTACTCGGAGAAACAATTGTATTAAGAATATACAAATAATTTTAGCTGCCCTTATTACAACTGGTCTTTTAGTTAGAGTATTTAAAGGACAAGAATGGGCATTAATTATTAGTACAATTTTATCCGCTATCCAATTCGGTTTTACAAGTTTTCTCAAAGAATATAATTTAGGTGAAACTATTCAAAAACATTCAACAGCTGCTCTTGAATTATTTGACATTAGAGAAAAATATCTCTCTCTTTTGACCGATTTAAAAGCAGGGTTACTCACACCTGAGTCTATAATTGAAAAGAGAAACGAATTATTAGATGATCTTTCTAAGACTTATAAAGGTTCACCTAGGACTTTTAGCAAAGCTTATACCCAAGCACAAAAAGCTCTTCAGATAAATGAGGAATTAACTTTCAGTGATTCAGAAATTGATAAATTCCTTCCATTAAAACTAAGAAAAGACAATTAG
- a CDS encoding helix-turn-helix transcriptional regulator, with protein sequence MTYTDMQNKKIHQGRNIKRFREMLGIKQEALAFELGDDWNQKKISLLEQKETVESDILAQVAKILKVPAEAIENFDEEQAVNVISNTFTSNDTSTLNAVNIHPTFNPIDKMVELYERMLEQQKEMIEKLEKLIKKDNDVR encoded by the coding sequence ATGACTTACACAGATATGCAAAATAAAAAAATACATCAGGGTAGAAATATAAAACGTTTCCGTGAAATGCTGGGCATCAAACAGGAAGCCTTAGCTTTTGAACTGGGTGATGACTGGAACCAGAAGAAAATTTCTCTTTTAGAACAGAAAGAAACCGTAGAATCTGATATTCTGGCGCAGGTTGCGAAGATTTTGAAAGTTCCCGCGGAAGCGATTGAGAATTTTGATGAGGAGCAGGCGGTGAATGTTATTTCAAATACATTCACAAGTAACGATACATCAACTTTAAATGCAGTAAATATTCATCCTACTTTCAACCCTATTGATAAAATGGTGGAGCTTTATGAGCGTATGCTTGAGCAGCAGAAGGAAATGATTGAGAAGTTGGAGAAATTGATAAAAAAAGATAATGATGTAAGATGA